A single region of the Aeromonas hydrophila subsp. hydrophila ATCC 7966 genome encodes:
- a CDS encoding sensor domain-containing protein, producing the protein MNSLLTLPLLQQIIDQLPMNIFCRDTDGRYLFANRAFTEQAGLSQPADLIGKTDADMPWGDIFREEDLRLLAEGKPLLYQQLHCSSGDATSWMEIHKIPLYDTHGKPVALFGMVNEIGQRKELEQTFRQQQLLQRRLLDAIPDPIRLEDHQGLLIDCNQAFLDFMGMVASEALGQRVAHRLSTELPMGRGEYCLVDANGQGRHLEVTRVDVPDDEGNSLGILTLSRDITGLRTTQAQLQQEQHYDSLTGLLKLSHFLQTSRHLGARKASLVLVDLQHFREINDRFGIRVADRLLNQVARRLQQLAPPQSLVCRVAADDFAMLLPELSEPLTSWSRRLQGALMVPYQVEEHRIQIPVFLGIAHGKANDAERLLSHAEAALAQGKRQQQHCTLFDPELDAKLKRRQLIAAQLPLAIKSGQLTAVYQPIISTRTSQLHGAELLCRWPHPELGMISPDEFIPLAEELGLIGLLGSHMLEQGCAQLAHWQVAAPDLVLSINLSPLQFRDPELCPQIFACIERHGLAPWQLELEITEGVLMENADEIESNLANLIEAGFQLAIDDFGTGYCSLAYLPRLQVATLKLDRSFTQGLATNQATTAIVRSVIGLGHELGIKITAEGVETQEQQAWLVQAGCDRLQGYLFSRPLPPAEFARSYQLPEL; encoded by the coding sequence GTGAACTCCTTGCTCACCCTGCCCCTGCTGCAGCAGATCATCGACCAGCTACCCATGAATATCTTCTGCCGGGATACGGATGGGCGCTACCTGTTTGCCAACCGCGCCTTCACGGAGCAGGCGGGCCTGTCGCAACCGGCGGATCTCATCGGCAAGACCGATGCCGACATGCCCTGGGGCGACATCTTTCGGGAAGAGGATCTGCGCCTGCTGGCGGAAGGCAAACCGCTGCTCTATCAGCAGTTGCACTGCAGCAGCGGTGATGCCACCAGCTGGATGGAGATCCACAAGATCCCGCTCTACGACACGCACGGCAAACCGGTGGCCCTGTTTGGCATGGTCAATGAAATTGGCCAGCGCAAGGAGCTGGAGCAGACCTTCCGCCAGCAGCAGCTGCTGCAGCGCCGCCTGCTGGACGCCATCCCGGATCCGATCCGGCTGGAAGACCACCAGGGGCTGCTGATCGACTGCAACCAGGCCTTTCTCGACTTCATGGGCATGGTGGCGAGCGAGGCGCTCGGCCAGCGGGTCGCCCACCGTCTATCCACCGAGCTGCCGATGGGACGCGGTGAATACTGCCTGGTGGACGCCAACGGCCAGGGCCGCCATCTGGAAGTGACCCGGGTCGATGTGCCGGACGATGAGGGCAACTCCCTCGGCATCCTCACCCTGAGCCGCGACATCACCGGGCTGCGCACCACCCAGGCCCAGCTGCAGCAGGAGCAGCACTACGACAGCCTGACCGGCCTGCTCAAGCTCTCCCATTTTCTGCAGACCAGCCGCCATCTCGGCGCACGCAAGGCGAGCCTGGTGCTGGTCGATTTGCAGCACTTTCGCGAGATCAACGACCGCTTCGGCATCCGGGTCGCCGACCGGCTGCTCAATCAGGTGGCCCGCCGCCTGCAACAGCTGGCCCCGCCCCAGTCGCTGGTGTGCCGGGTCGCCGCCGACGACTTTGCCATGCTGCTGCCCGAGCTGAGCGAGCCGCTGACCAGCTGGAGCCGCCGCCTGCAGGGGGCACTGATGGTACCCTACCAGGTGGAAGAGCACAGGATCCAGATCCCGGTGTTCCTCGGCATCGCCCACGGCAAGGCCAACGACGCCGAGCGCCTGCTGAGCCACGCCGAAGCCGCGCTGGCCCAGGGCAAGCGCCAGCAGCAGCACTGCACCCTGTTCGATCCCGAACTCGATGCCAAGCTCAAGCGCCGCCAGCTGATCGCCGCCCAGTTGCCGCTGGCCATCAAGTCTGGCCAGCTGACCGCCGTCTACCAGCCCATCATCAGCACCCGCACCAGCCAGCTGCACGGGGCCGAGCTGCTCTGCCGCTGGCCCCACCCCGAGCTCGGCATGATCTCGCCGGACGAGTTCATCCCGCTCGCGGAAGAGCTGGGGCTCATCGGCCTGCTCGGCAGCCACATGCTGGAGCAGGGCTGTGCCCAGCTGGCCCACTGGCAGGTGGCGGCGCCGGATCTGGTGCTCTCCATCAACCTGTCGCCGCTGCAATTTCGCGACCCCGAGCTCTGCCCGCAGATCTTCGCCTGCATCGAACGTCACGGGCTCGCCCCCTGGCAGCTGGAGCTGGAGATCACCGAAGGGGTGCTGATGGAGAATGCCGACGAGATTGAGAGCAACCTGGCCAACCTGATCGAGGCCGGCTTTCAGCTCGCCATCGACGACTTCGGCACCGGTTACTGCTCGCTCGCCTATCTGCCCAGACTGCAGGTGGCCACCCTCAAGCTGGACCGCAGCTTCACCCAGGGACTGGCTACCAACCAGGCGACCACCGCCATCGTGCGCTCCGTCATCGGGCTGGGCCACGAGCTCGGCATCAAGATCACCGCCGAAGGGGTGGAGACGCAGGAGCAGCAAGCGTGGCTGGTGCAGGCCGGCTGCGATCGGCTGCAGGGCTACCTGTTCAGCCGTCCCCTGCCCCCCGCCGAATTTGCCCGCAGTTACCAGCTGCCGGAGCTGTAA
- a CDS encoding VF530 family protein, producing MSEQPVSSQKNNPLHGLTLEAIVTALVAHYGWEELGQQINIRCFTDNPSIKSSLKFLRKTPWAREKVESLYLYVQRKQAKSKE from the coding sequence ATGAGCGAGCAGCCCGTCTCCTCGCAGAAGAACAACCCGCTGCACGGGCTGACGCTGGAAGCCATCGTCACCGCCTTGGTCGCGCACTATGGCTGGGAAGAGCTGGGGCAGCAGATCAATATCCGTTGCTTCACCGATAACCCCAGCATCAAGTCCAGCCTGAAGTTCTTGCGCAAGACCCCCTGGGCCAGAGAGAAGGTCGAGAGCCTCTATCTGTACGTCCAGCGCAAGCAGGCCAAATCAAAGGAATAA
- a CDS encoding AraC family transcriptional regulator, protein MNQIDQLISQAGIQGTFDVRCLYRGGFRLPHEQSPAGVMPFHLLMKGEIRVSTAQGDDVVLRPGDLLLLPGGEPHTIWREGDALTLAEPGDGLLPLRGDGGDQVEFLCGEYRYQGPLRPLLLDALPSPLCIPLLASESQQALSLVLSLIHQELLREQQGSGAVLTALSQVLLAMGLRAHASDPHGALGLVGALQDPRLGRSLQAMLADPAHPWSVDELAALAAMSRATYFRHFRQRLGCSVWEFMVRVRMVRAAELLRHPDQLPLGEVAQRVGYQSEASFAKAFKQSSGMAPGRFRQQGWPALPG, encoded by the coding sequence ATGAACCAGATAGACCAGCTGATCAGCCAGGCCGGCATCCAGGGCACGTTCGACGTGCGCTGCCTCTATCGCGGCGGTTTCAGACTGCCCCATGAGCAGAGCCCGGCCGGGGTGATGCCGTTTCACCTGCTGATGAAAGGAGAGATCCGGGTCAGCACGGCGCAGGGCGATGACGTGGTCCTGCGGCCGGGCGATCTGCTGCTGCTGCCCGGTGGCGAGCCCCATACCATCTGGCGCGAAGGCGATGCCCTGACCCTGGCCGAGCCGGGCGACGGGCTGCTGCCGCTAAGGGGCGATGGCGGCGATCAGGTGGAGTTTCTGTGCGGCGAGTACCGCTATCAGGGGCCGCTGCGGCCGCTGTTGCTGGATGCCCTGCCCAGCCCGCTCTGCATCCCGCTGCTCGCCAGCGAGTCGCAACAGGCGCTGAGCCTGGTGCTCAGCCTGATCCACCAGGAGCTGCTGCGCGAGCAGCAGGGCTCGGGGGCGGTGCTGACGGCCCTCAGTCAGGTGCTGCTGGCCATGGGGCTGCGCGCCCATGCCAGCGATCCGCACGGGGCGCTCGGGCTGGTCGGCGCCCTGCAGGACCCCAGGCTGGGGCGTTCGCTGCAGGCCATGCTGGCCGATCCGGCCCACCCCTGGAGCGTGGATGAACTGGCGGCGCTGGCCGCCATGTCCCGCGCCACCTATTTTCGCCACTTTCGCCAACGGCTGGGCTGCAGCGTCTGGGAGTTCATGGTGCGGGTGCGGATGGTGCGGGCGGCCGAGCTGCTGCGCCACCCGGATCAGCTCCCCCTCGGCGAGGTGGCACAGCGGGTCGGCTATCAGTCGGAGGCCTCGTTTGCCAAGGCATTCAAGCAGTCGAGCGGGATGGCACCAGGCCGCTTTCGCCAGCAGGGCTGGCCGGCCCTGCCCGGCTAA
- the rraB gene encoding ribonuclease E inhibitor RraB translates to MSLDMQEWREETTAIVNELLADGSNPDLEYEIEHHFACQDFDLLEKAAVDLFKAGFEVTDAEEMELDDGATIFCFDATTECKLDIETIVADIAKMLPILEKYGVDYDGWGTYFQE, encoded by the coding sequence ATGAGTCTTGATATGCAAGAGTGGCGCGAAGAGACCACCGCCATCGTCAACGAGTTGCTGGCCGATGGCAGCAACCCGGATCTGGAATACGAGATTGAGCACCACTTTGCCTGCCAGGATTTCGATCTGCTGGAGAAGGCGGCGGTCGACCTGTTCAAGGCCGGTTTCGAAGTGACCGATGCCGAAGAGATGGAGCTGGATGATGGCGCCACCATCTTCTGCTTCGACGCCACCACCGAGTGCAAGCTGGACATCGAGACCATAGTCGCGGACATCGCCAAGATGCTGCCCATCCTCGAAAAATACGGCGTGGATTACGACGGCTGGGGCACCTACTTCCAGGAGTAA
- a CDS encoding cold-shock protein, which yields MSDIRTGQVKWFNETKGFGFIEQSQGPDVFVHFSSIQSAGFKTLAEGQKVQFTVTQGKKGPQAENVTLL from the coding sequence ATGTCTGACATTCGCACCGGCCAAGTAAAATGGTTCAATGAGACCAAGGGTTTTGGCTTCATCGAGCAATCCCAGGGACCGGACGTTTTCGTTCACTTCTCCTCCATCCAGAGTGCCGGTTTCAAGACCCTGGCTGAAGGTCAAAAAGTCCAGTTCACTGTGACCCAGGGCAAAAAAGGCCCTCAGGCTGAGAACGTTACCCTGCTCTAA
- a CDS encoding LysM-like peptidoglycan-binding domain-containing protein, with amino-acid sequence MPTPDRRPRGHNRRAQQRRQDESQGSLLHRINAATLPLRQRIGQGMSGLGQRGQEAKTGKFKLASPLPRKHTIGLLILIPLWLLVLAWEPAVPAPKAAPSGSLAVPIAVPAQALTVGNGAAGSAPAAAKPVEEKVDGTWLQHDVQAGETLYSIFRKFELPGAELSRLIAIEGPDRPLTRLQSGRAVFILIDDTRRIQRVEIRSYGQAIYRYDRQGEGFALKE; translated from the coding sequence GTGCCCACCCCGGACCGTCGCCCCCGTGGCCACAACAGACGAGCCCAGCAGCGTCGCCAAGACGAATCACAAGGATCCCTGCTCCATCGTATCAATGCCGCCACCCTGCCCCTGCGTCAACGCATCGGCCAGGGCATGAGCGGGCTTGGCCAACGCGGCCAGGAAGCCAAAACAGGCAAGTTCAAGCTGGCGAGCCCGCTGCCGCGCAAGCACACCATAGGACTGCTGATCCTGATCCCGCTCTGGTTGCTGGTGCTGGCCTGGGAGCCGGCTGTCCCCGCGCCCAAAGCCGCACCGTCCGGTTCGCTGGCGGTCCCCATAGCCGTACCGGCGCAGGCCCTCACCGTCGGCAATGGCGCCGCAGGCAGTGCACCGGCTGCTGCCAAACCGGTCGAAGAGAAGGTGGATGGCACCTGGCTGCAGCACGACGTGCAAGCCGGCGAGACCCTCTACTCCATCTTCCGCAAGTTCGAGCTGCCGGGCGCAGAGCTGAGCCGCCTGATCGCCATCGAAGGGCCTGATCGGCCGCTGACCCGCCTGCAATCGGGCCGGGCCGTGTTCATCCTGATCGATGACACCCGCCGCATCCAGCGGGTCGAGATCCGCTCCTATGGTCAGGCCATCTACCGCTACGACCGACAGGGTGAAGGATTCGCCCTCAAGGAATGA
- the rclC gene encoding reactive chlorine resistance membrane protein RclC, with amino-acid sequence MLIFNRLLAVLAGGDRLGATLCRIAVGVVFIWIGLLKFIPYEADSITPFVANSPFMSFFYEHPDQYRQHLNHEGELVPENRAWHEQNNTYGYSHGLGVVELVFALLILANFRFPLLGLIGALMAFLTPFVTFSFLVFTPETWVPALGDAHHGFPYLSGAGRLVLKDIMMLACGYIAMVDSARTLLARRG; translated from the coding sequence ATGTTGATATTCAATCGCTTGCTGGCCGTGCTCGCGGGTGGTGATCGTCTGGGCGCGACCCTCTGCCGCATTGCCGTCGGGGTCGTGTTCATCTGGATCGGGCTCTTGAAGTTCATCCCCTACGAGGCGGACAGCATCACCCCTTTCGTGGCCAACAGTCCCTTCATGTCGTTCTTCTATGAACATCCGGACCAGTATCGTCAGCACCTCAATCACGAAGGGGAGCTGGTGCCGGAAAACCGGGCCTGGCACGAGCAGAACAACACCTATGGCTACTCCCATGGCCTGGGTGTGGTGGAACTGGTGTTCGCCCTGCTGATCCTGGCCAATTTCCGCTTTCCCCTGCTGGGATTGATCGGGGCCCTGATGGCGTTTTTGACCCCCTTCGTCACCTTCAGCTTTCTGGTGTTCACGCCGGAAACCTGGGTGCCGGCGCTGGGCGATGCCCACCACGGTTTCCCCTATCTGTCGGGAGCGGGGCGGCTGGTGCTGAAGGACATCATGATGCTGGCGTGTGGTTACATCGCCATGGTGGATTCGGCCAGAACCCTGCTGGCCAGACGTGGATGA
- a CDS encoding DUF2960 domain-containing protein, translating into MAFKITYTYGKKTKEIGYANDKFNSIYDAIAAAEGINLASFHAMEEQLAQVCRRDKKSVKDYRENYFKELGFSNIVIERDAKE; encoded by the coding sequence ATGGCGTTCAAGATTACCTACACCTACGGCAAAAAAACCAAAGAGATTGGCTACGCCAACGACAAGTTCAACAGCATCTACGATGCCATTGCCGCTGCCGAGGGGATCAACCTGGCCAGCTTCCACGCCATGGAAGAGCAGCTGGCCCAGGTGTGCCGGCGCGACAAGAAGAGCGTGAAGGATTACCGGGAGAACTACTTCAAGGAGCTGGGCTTCTCCAACATCGTCATCGAGCGGGACGCCAAGGAGTAA
- a CDS encoding immune inhibitor A domain-containing protein, protein MAAPVHGPFDAPLADEVKVLEMLKKSGRIPTLASPEQEQAALASYYREKSRAYQGNSGTLAVKEGKVRETILKKIRLNGTSRPGDRVPTLLLKAIEREHYQGQMRKDKILAILVDFPDYPKNSVRPELTKMYYPDYTPAHYNDLLFSSKGYAGPNGERFISMRQFYEQQSGQSYSVRGQVAGWYTADKNAAYYGANATPNTIRELVKEALIQVANDPSIDLAQFDQEDRYDLNGNGNRNEPDGLIDHLMIFHSSVGEEAGGGDLGEDAIWAHRWNLGAPYPIPGTSSPSQNFGGQFAAYDYTIQPIDAAAGVCAHEYGHDLGLPDEYDTKYTGKGEPVATWSIMSSGSWAGVIGGTEPTGFSAWAKEFLQASLGGNWLHGSNVQLADLSPRGNVYMLDQANDKGRNDDVVRINLPAKQIPLNPPYAGQYQYHGGKGNNLDNRMSLKLDLSGKQSASLGFKAWYQIEEGYDYARVLVNGQPIAGNLTTSDDPNGVGFGIGITGNSNGWTDAEFDLTPWAGQQVTLTLQYQSDGGVAENGLFVDELQILADGDTLLSDGAEGGTPFTLAGFVKSNGNEAKDHYYLAEWRNHAGVDKGLAHINVADQLMRYEPGMLLWYVDNSQANNWVGVHPGEGFLGVVDADQRTLKWSDGAVAGTRYQIHDATFSLGFQQPLNLKHPSGSLLRDFWITPNRVFKDSRSYQSKEIPDAGRLLPEYGLKISVTGQARDMSTGRIIVSRH, encoded by the coding sequence ATGGCCGCCCCGGTCCACGGTCCGTTCGATGCCCCCTTGGCCGACGAGGTGAAGGTGCTGGAGATGCTTAAAAAAAGCGGCCGCATCCCCACCCTGGCCTCCCCCGAGCAGGAGCAGGCAGCCCTCGCCAGCTACTATCGCGAGAAGTCGCGGGCCTATCAGGGCAACAGCGGCACCCTGGCGGTGAAAGAGGGCAAGGTGCGCGAGACCATCCTCAAGAAGATCCGCCTCAACGGCACCTCCCGCCCCGGTGATCGGGTACCCACCCTGCTGCTCAAGGCCATCGAGCGGGAGCACTACCAGGGCCAGATGCGCAAGGACAAGATCCTCGCCATCCTGGTGGACTTCCCCGACTACCCGAAGAACAGCGTGCGCCCCGAGCTCACCAAGATGTACTACCCGGATTACACCCCGGCGCACTACAACGATCTGCTGTTTTCGTCCAAGGGCTATGCCGGCCCGAACGGCGAGCGCTTCATCTCCATGCGCCAGTTCTACGAGCAGCAGTCCGGCCAGAGCTACAGCGTGCGTGGTCAGGTGGCGGGCTGGTATACCGCCGACAAGAACGCGGCCTACTACGGCGCCAACGCTACCCCGAACACCATCCGGGAGCTGGTGAAGGAGGCGCTGATCCAGGTGGCGAACGACCCATCCATCGATCTGGCGCAGTTTGACCAGGAGGATCGCTACGATCTCAACGGCAACGGCAACCGCAACGAGCCGGACGGACTCATCGACCACCTGATGATCTTCCACTCCAGCGTCGGCGAGGAGGCCGGTGGCGGCGATCTCGGCGAAGACGCCATCTGGGCCCATCGCTGGAATCTGGGCGCCCCCTACCCCATCCCCGGCACCAGCAGCCCGAGCCAGAACTTCGGCGGCCAGTTTGCCGCCTACGACTACACCATCCAGCCCATCGATGCGGCGGCCGGGGTCTGTGCCCACGAATATGGCCACGATCTGGGGCTGCCGGACGAGTACGACACCAAGTACACCGGCAAGGGGGAACCGGTGGCAACCTGGTCCATCATGTCCTCCGGCTCCTGGGCCGGGGTCATCGGCGGCACCGAGCCAACCGGGTTCTCCGCCTGGGCCAAGGAGTTCCTGCAGGCCTCCCTTGGCGGCAACTGGCTGCACGGCAGCAACGTGCAGCTCGCCGATCTCAGCCCCCGCGGCAACGTCTACATGCTGGATCAGGCCAACGACAAGGGGCGTAACGACGACGTGGTGCGCATCAACCTGCCGGCCAAGCAGATCCCGCTCAACCCGCCCTACGCCGGCCAGTACCAATACCATGGCGGCAAGGGCAACAACCTCGACAACCGCATGAGCCTCAAGCTGGATCTGAGCGGCAAACAGAGCGCCAGCCTCGGCTTCAAGGCCTGGTATCAGATTGAAGAGGGGTACGACTACGCCAGGGTGCTGGTCAACGGCCAGCCCATCGCGGGCAACCTGACCACCAGCGACGATCCCAACGGGGTGGGCTTTGGGATCGGCATCACCGGCAACTCCAACGGCTGGACCGATGCCGAGTTCGATCTCACCCCCTGGGCCGGTCAGCAGGTCACCCTCACTCTGCAATACCAGAGCGATGGCGGCGTGGCCGAAAACGGGCTGTTCGTGGACGAGCTGCAGATCCTCGCCGATGGCGATACCCTGCTGAGCGACGGCGCCGAGGGCGGCACTCCCTTCACCCTGGCCGGCTTTGTGAAGAGCAACGGCAACGAGGCCAAGGATCACTACTACCTGGCCGAGTGGCGCAACCACGCCGGGGTAGACAAGGGACTGGCCCACATCAACGTGGCCGACCAGCTGATGCGCTATGAGCCGGGCATGCTGCTCTGGTACGTGGACAACAGCCAGGCCAACAACTGGGTGGGTGTCCACCCGGGTGAGGGTTTCCTCGGGGTGGTGGATGCGGATCAGCGCACCCTCAAGTGGAGCGATGGCGCCGTGGCCGGCACCCGCTACCAGATCCACGACGCCACCTTCAGCCTGGGCTTCCAGCAGCCGCTCAACCTCAAACACCCGAGCGGCTCCTTGCTGCGCGACTTCTGGATCACCCCGAACCGGGTGTTCAAGGATTCCCGCAGCTATCAGAGCAAGGAGATCCCGGATGCCGGTCGCCTGCTGCCCGAATACGGGCTCAAGATCAGCGTCACCGGCCAGGCCCGTGACATGAGCACCGGGCGGATCATCGTCAGCCGCCACTGA
- the asd gene encoding archaetidylserine decarboxylase (Phosphatidylserine decarboxylase is synthesized as a single chain precursor. Generation of the pyruvoyl active site from a Ser is coupled to cleavage of a Gly-Ser bond between the larger (beta) and smaller (alpha chains). It is an integral membrane protein.) encodes MSITDNLKIAGQYCLPKHALSRLVGKLAAAEAGNLTTRVIEAFIKQYQVDMSEALHESPAHYKSFNEFFTRELKPGIRPLVEDAMTLALPVDGTVSQLGPIQQGRIIQAKGHDYSARELLGGYEDLVAPFKDGDFATIYLAPKDYHRIHMPLDGVLESMVFVPGDLFSVNPLTAENVPNLFARNERVVATFRTPHGPMALVLVGATIVASIETIWAGNIAPTKEKRVVRWDYSGDEAITLQKGAEMGLFKLGSTVVCLFGPGMLAGFEPHLANGVTTRMGQPFAKLAAQA; translated from the coding sequence ATGAGCATTACTGACAACCTGAAAATTGCCGGTCAATACTGTCTGCCCAAACACGCCCTCTCTCGCCTGGTCGGCAAACTAGCGGCTGCCGAAGCAGGCAACCTCACCACCAGGGTGATCGAGGCCTTTATCAAGCAGTACCAGGTCGACATGAGCGAGGCGCTGCACGAGAGTCCGGCCCACTACAAGAGCTTCAACGAATTCTTCACCCGTGAACTCAAGCCTGGGATCCGCCCCCTGGTCGAGGATGCCATGACCCTGGCGCTGCCGGTGGATGGCACCGTCAGCCAGCTCGGCCCCATCCAGCAGGGCCGCATCATCCAGGCCAAGGGCCACGACTACAGCGCCCGTGAGCTGCTGGGCGGTTATGAGGATCTGGTGGCACCGTTCAAGGATGGCGACTTCGCCACCATCTACCTGGCACCCAAGGATTACCACCGCATCCACATGCCGCTGGACGGCGTGCTGGAGAGCATGGTGTTCGTGCCGGGGGATCTCTTCTCCGTCAACCCGCTCACCGCCGAGAACGTGCCCAACCTGTTTGCCCGCAACGAGCGGGTGGTCGCCACTTTCCGCACCCCCCACGGCCCCATGGCGTTGGTGCTGGTCGGTGCCACTATCGTAGCCAGCATCGAGACCATCTGGGCCGGCAACATAGCGCCGACCAAAGAGAAGCGCGTCGTGCGCTGGGATTACAGCGGCGACGAGGCCATCACCCTGCAAAAAGGTGCCGAGATGGGTCTATTCAAACTGGGCAGTACCGTGGTCTGTCTGTTTGGCCCGGGCATGCTGGCCGGTTTCGAGCCTCATCTGGCCAACGGGGTCACCACCCGCATGGGTCAGCCCTTTGCCAAGCTGGCGGCGCAGGCATGA
- a CDS encoding carboxymuconolactone decarboxylase family protein produces the protein MQDWDQYRKQLMGRVMELGTLSPDTLKGYQQLSAAGSKSGVLDGKTRELISLAVAVTTRCDGCIAVHADAALKQGASRAEIADALGVAVAMNAGAAMVYSARVLDAIDR, from the coding sequence ATGCAAGACTGGGATCAATACCGTAAACAGTTGATGGGCCGCGTCATGGAGCTGGGCACCTTGAGCCCGGATACCCTCAAGGGCTATCAGCAGCTGTCGGCCGCCGGCAGCAAGAGCGGCGTGCTCGATGGCAAGACCCGCGAGCTCATCTCGCTGGCGGTGGCCGTCACGACCCGCTGCGATGGGTGCATCGCCGTCCATGCCGATGCCGCCCTCAAGCAGGGTGCCAGCCGGGCGGAGATCGCCGATGCACTGGGCGTCGCCGTTGCCATGAATGCCGGGGCCGCCATGGTCTATTCCGCCCGGGTGCTGGATGCCATCGATCGTTGA
- the rsgA gene encoding small ribosomal subunit biogenesis GTPase RsgA: MAKKAKLNLGQQRRVQANRERRLQKEHTTVVDDTLFGPAIEGVVISRFGQHADVEASDGAIHRSNLRRSSISSLVCGDKVVWRPGLNAATAGVIEAVHPRHSVLTRPDFYDGVKPIAANIDQIIIVSAVMPEFSTNIVDRYLVAAEDVEIRPLIVLNKVDMLDDAARARIERQLETYRKLGYEVLLVSCESGEGLDELKAALTDKISIFVGQSGVGKSSLTNALMPGLDVLTGEISENSGLGQHTTTTARLYHFPSGGDLIDSPGIREFALWHLEADRITWCFIEFRDYLGGCKFRDCTHKDDPGCALRAAVDSGAISADRFHNYHRILETMQEARHGRQQARL; the protein is encoded by the coding sequence GTGGCAAAGAAAGCAAAACTCAATCTGGGTCAACAAAGGCGCGTCCAGGCCAACCGCGAGCGGCGGCTGCAAAAAGAGCACACCACGGTCGTGGATGACACCCTGTTTGGCCCGGCCATCGAAGGGGTGGTGATCAGCCGTTTTGGTCAGCACGCAGACGTCGAGGCAAGCGATGGTGCCATCCACCGCAGCAACCTGCGGCGCAGCAGCATCAGCAGCCTGGTGTGCGGCGACAAGGTGGTGTGGCGTCCCGGCCTCAATGCCGCGACTGCCGGCGTCATCGAGGCGGTGCATCCGCGTCACTCGGTGCTGACCCGGCCGGACTTCTACGACGGGGTCAAACCCATCGCCGCCAACATCGACCAGATCATCATCGTCTCGGCGGTGATGCCCGAGTTCTCCACCAACATCGTCGACCGCTATCTGGTGGCCGCCGAAGATGTGGAGATCCGCCCCCTGATCGTGCTGAACAAGGTCGACATGCTCGATGACGCGGCCCGTGCCCGTATCGAGCGCCAGCTCGAAACCTACCGCAAGCTCGGTTACGAGGTGTTGCTGGTAAGCTGCGAGAGCGGCGAAGGGCTCGATGAGCTGAAAGCCGCCCTGACCGACAAGATCAGCATCTTCGTCGGCCAGTCCGGGGTCGGCAAGTCGTCACTCACCAATGCCCTGATGCCGGGGCTGGATGTGCTCACCGGCGAGATCTCCGAGAACTCGGGGCTCGGCCAGCACACCACTACCACGGCGCGACTCTATCACTTCCCGAGCGGCGGCGATCTGATCGACTCCCCCGGGATCCGCGAGTTCGCCCTCTGGCATCTGGAAGCCGACCGCATCACCTGGTGCTTCATCGAGTTTCGCGACTACCTGGGTGGCTGCAAGTTCCGCGACTGCACCCACAAGGACGATCCCGGCTGCGCCCTGCGGGCCGCCGTCGACAGTGGCGCCATCAGCGCCGATCGCTTCCACAACTATCACCGCATCCTGGAAACCATGCAGGAAGCCCGTCACGGTCGCCAACAGGCGCGGCTGTGA
- the orn gene encoding oligoribonuclease, giving the protein MTVSAQNLVWIDMEMTGLDPEQNVVLEIATIVTDKDLNVLAEGPVIAIHQSDEELAKMDDWNVNTHTNSGLVARVKASQHDEAQAVAETLDFIRQWVPERTSPLCGNSIGQDRRFMVKHMSDLEAFFHYRNVDVSTIKELVRRWQPALLDQFKKSGTHQALDDIRESIAELQFYRSHVFKI; this is encoded by the coding sequence ATGACAGTCAGCGCGCAGAACCTGGTATGGATCGACATGGAGATGACGGGTCTGGACCCCGAACAGAATGTGGTACTGGAGATCGCCACCATCGTCACCGACAAGGACCTGAACGTGCTGGCCGAAGGGCCGGTCATCGCCATTCACCAGAGCGACGAAGAGCTGGCCAAGATGGACGACTGGAACGTCAACACCCATACCAACAGCGGTCTGGTGGCCCGGGTCAAGGCGAGCCAGCATGACGAGGCGCAAGCCGTCGCCGAGACCCTCGACTTCATTCGCCAGTGGGTGCCGGAGCGTACCAGCCCGTTGTGCGGCAACAGCATCGGCCAGGATCGTCGCTTCATGGTCAAGCACATGAGCGATCTGGAAGCCTTTTTCCACTATCGCAACGTCGACGTCAGCACCATCAAGGAGCTGGTACGCCGCTGGCAGCCGGCGCTGCTGGATCAGTTCAAGAAGAGCGGTACTCATCAGGCGCTGGACGACATCCGCGAATCCATTGCCGAACTGCAGTTTTACCGCAGCCACGTCTTCAAGATCTGA